DNA from Terriglobales bacterium:
CCACGCTCTTGGCGTACTTGACCTGAGTTTGGAGTTCCAGCATGGCTGCGCTTCCGCTTTCCGCTGCCAGATTGTAAATTGCCTGACTCGCCTTTGCCCCTGCTTTGGCGCTAGAATCGCCCGCTTGCTCTATGGAAAAGCTCGCCATCCTCTACGATGCCAGCCAGGCGGTGCTCTCCACCTTCGATCTGGACGAGGTACTGCAACGCATCCTGGCCATCGTGCGCGACCAGTTCCGCCTGGAGAACGGCGCCATCTACCTACTCGACCCCGAGACCCGGGAACTCAAGCTGCGCAGCAGCTTCGGCCGGCCCGCGGAGATGGCAGCCCCCGTCCCCGCGGGCAGCGGACTGACGGGCGCGGCGGCCAAGCTGCGCCGTCCCGTCTATGCACCCGATGTCAGCCGGGACCCGCGCTACATTCCTGTCCTCGCCGCCACCCGCTCCGAGTTTGCCATCCCGCGGATGGTGCGCGACAACGTGGTGGGCGTCCTCGACTTCCAGAGCGAGCAGGCCAACTTTTTTAGCAACGAGACCGTGGACCTGCTGACGCTGTTCTCCACCCAGGCCTCCATCGCCATCGAGAACGCCCGGCTGCATTCGCTGGAGCAGCGGCGCGCGGCGCAGCTCGAAACCATCAACGCCCTGGCCAAGCAAACGGCGTCGGTGCTCGACCTGAAGGAGCTGCTGCCCAAGGTCTGTGCCCTGGTGCTGGAGTCGTTCCCGGTGGATCAGGTGGCAGTCCTGCTCAAGGAAGGAGACCTGCTGGTGGTCAGCGCCCAGCGAGGGATGGAGCTTTCCCGGAGTGCCGCGGCCGGTGACGGTGAGCATCGGGGTTGCCGATTTCCCGGAGAACGGCGCCACCCGCGACGAACTGGTGAAGGCCGCCGACGCCGCTCTCTACGCCGCCAAGCAGGCGGGGCGCAACCGCGTTCTCCCCGCCTCGGCCTCCGCCCGGGTGTGAACATGTCGCGCGGTCCGAAACCATTTGCCAAAATCCTCCGCGGGCGAAAGAATGGTTTTACCGCATGAGCGCCGGCGCCTCCACCCCCGTTCCCCCTAAGAAGGCAGTGGCCACCGTGGCCTTGATCGGCCTGGACGCGGCCGCCAGCACAATCTTGCACGATTGCTTCAAGCAGTTCGGCATCAAGACGGTCGCCGTGGGCGACGATGCCATCCAGCGGCTGAAGCGCGAGAAGTTCGAGGCCTGCGTCCTGCGCCTGAACGAACCCGGCACCGAAGCCATCCTGGAAGCCGCGCGCACCTCTTCCTCCAATCGTCGCATCGTGGTCTACGGCATCTGCAGCAACGCCCAGGAGTCCCTGCGCTTCTCCCGCTATGGCATCAACGCCATCATTACCGACCCGGTAGAGCGCCAGTCGTCGTTGCGCGTGGTGCGCGCTACCCACCTGTTAGTGATCAACGAGCTGCGCCGCTACGTCCGCGTCCCCATCGTCACCGAAGTCACGATCATCGTGCAGGGACGCCGGCACGCCGCCACTTCGCAGGAGGTCAGCGCCAGCGGCATGTCGCTCAAGACCCAATTCCGCGCCGCACCTCCCACCGCTGTGGAGATCGAGTTCACGCTGCCGGATGCCCAGCATCTGGCCGTCGGTTCGAACGTCTGCTGGCAGCGCGACCCCGATATGCTGGGAGTCCGCTTCGACGCCGGCGACAAACGCCGCCTCGCCGTGAAGAAATGGATCGACGATTACCTCGGCCTCGCCTAGGCCGGCTGCTCCACAGCGCTGGTGTAGGATTTGAATCTTATGGACGCGGTCCAACTGGAGAAGGTGCGCAAGACCTACGGCGACTTCGTGGCCGTGGACGACCTCAGTTTCAGCATCGCGCAAGGCGCCATCTACGGCCTGCTGGGGCCGAACGGCGCCGGCAAGACCTCCACCCTCCGCATGATGATCGGCATCACCGCGCCCGACTCCGGCACGGTGAGTCTGTTCGGCGAGCCCTTCCGCCGCTCGCACCTGAGCCGCGTCGGCTACCTGCCGGAGGAGCGCGGCCTTTACAAGAAGATGAAGGTGCTCGAGCATCTGGTGTTCCTGGCCGAGCTGCACGGGCTGTCCGCGGGCGAAGCCCGGCGCCGCGCCCTGAGCTGGGCGGAGCGCATGGAAATCGCCGCCTGGCTGCCCAAGAAGGTGGAAGAGCTTTCCAAGGGCATGCAGCAGAAGATCCAGTTCATCGCCGCGCTGCTCCACGAGCCCGAGTTCATCATCATGGACGAGCCCTTCGGCGGGCTCGACCCGGTCAACGCCACCCTGCTCAAGGACGTGCTGCTCGACCTCAAGAAACAGGGCCGCACCATCCTCTTCTCCACCCACCGCATGGACCAGGTGGAGAAGCTGTGCGATTCCATCTGCCTCATCGACCGCGGGCACCCGGTGCTGGCGGGCGAGCTGAAGCAGATCAAAGCGGGCTACGGCAAGAACCACGTGCAGATCGAGTACGA
Protein-coding regions in this window:
- a CDS encoding GAF domain-containing protein, with translation MEKLAILYDASQAVLSTFDLDEVLQRILAIVRDQFRLENGAIYLLDPETRELKLRSSFGRPAEMAAPVPAGSGLTGAAAKLRRPVYAPDVSRDPRYIPVLAATRSEFAIPRMVRDNVVGVLDFQSEQANFFSNETVDLLTLFSTQASIAIENARLHSLEQRRAAQLETINALAKQTASVLDLKELLPKVCALVLESFPVDQVAVLLKEGDLLVVSAQRGMELSRSAAAGDGEHRGCRFPGERRHPRRTGEGRRRRSLRRQAGGAQPRSPRLGLRPGVNMSRGPKPFAKILRGRKNGFTA
- a CDS encoding PilZ domain-containing protein; its protein translation is MSAGASTPVPPKKAVATVALIGLDAAASTILHDCFKQFGIKTVAVGDDAIQRLKREKFEACVLRLNEPGTEAILEAARTSSSNRRIVVYGICSNAQESLRFSRYGINAIITDPVERQSSLRVVRATHLLVINELRRYVRVPIVTEVTIIVQGRRHAATSQEVSASGMSLKTQFRAAPPTAVEIEFTLPDAQHLAVGSNVCWQRDPDMLGVRFDAGDKRRLAVKKWIDDYLGLA
- a CDS encoding ATP-binding cassette domain-containing protein — translated: MDAVQLEKVRKTYGDFVAVDDLSFSIAQGAIYGLLGPNGAGKTSTLRMMIGITAPDSGTVSLFGEPFRRSHLSRVGYLPEERGLYKKMKVLEHLVFLAELHGLSAGEARRRALSWAERMEIAAWLPKKVEELSKGMQQKIQFIAALLHEPEFIIMDEPFGGLDPVNATLLKDVLLDLKKQGRTILFSTHRMDQVEKLCDSICLIDRGHPVLAGELKQIKAGYGKNHVQIEYEGDGAFLRQQDGLVESFNDYGNHVELRLKKGADAQELLRAAAARCRIRRFELSEPSLEEIFIDVVGKTDA